One window of the Clupea harengus chromosome 20, Ch_v2.0.2, whole genome shotgun sequence genome contains the following:
- the LOC116217965 gene encoding transcription factor HES-5-like — protein sequence MKSISVHGTSRAKAYRKLLKPEVERFRRERMNSSLESLRAMLLHWPQHQGLASKRVEKAEILEQAVTFLKGYGDKRGGGEEQTFQDGYTTCLQKAADFLRNSGQNGDQSGDEAQRRAFAVQLTHLDRCTATPVPTLSLTRCGAPPKLIQYQQPGLLALQGQRHSSKAKLSPRAHSAKIMSPPLINSQALWRPWP from the exons ATGAAATCGATTTCAGTACACGGCACTAGCCGCGCCAAAGCATATAGAAAG CTCCTGAAACCAGAGGTGGAAAGgtttagaagagagagaatgaacagcAGTCTTGAAAGCCTGAGGGCGATGCTGCTGCACTGGCCACAACATCAG GGTTTGGCCAGTAAAAGAGTGGAGAAGGCTGAAATCCTGGAGCAGGCAGTCACATTCTTGAAGGGCTATGGTGACAagcgagggggaggggaggagcagaCCTTCCAGGATGGTTACACTACCTGTCTGCAGAAGGCTGCTGACTTCCTGAGAAACAGCGGCCAGAACGGAGACCAGAGTGGAGATGAGGCGCAGAGGAGGGCGTTTGCAGTCCAGCTCACTCACCTGGACAGGTGCACTGCCACACCAGTCCCCACGCTCAGCTTGACCAGGTGTGGGGCACCACCTAAGCTGATCCAGTATCAGCAGCCAGGGTTGTTGGCTCTCCAAGGACAAAGACACTCCAGCAAGGCCAAGTTGTCTCCCAGAGCTCACTCAGCCAAGATTATGTCTCCACCTCTCATTAACAGTCAGGCCTTATGGAGACCATGGCCCTGA
- the LOC105911256 gene encoding transcription factor HES-5-like yields MKSISVHGTSRAKAYRKLLKPEVERFRRERMNSSLESLRAMLLHWPQHQGLASKRVEKAEILEQAVTFLKGYGDKRGGGEEQTFQDGYTTCLQKAADFLRNSGQNGDKSGDEAQRRAFAVQLTHLDRCTATPVPTLSLTRCGAPPKLIQYQQPGLLALQGQRHSSKAKLSPRAHSAKIMSPPLINSQALWRPWP; encoded by the exons ATGAAATCGATTTCAGTACACGGCACTAGCCGCGCCAAAGCATATAGAAAG CTCCTGAAACCAGAGGTGGAAAGgtttagaagagagagaatgaacagcAGTCTTGAAAGCCTGAGGGCGATGCTGCTGCACTGGCCACAACATCAG GGTTTGGCCAGTAAAAGAGTGGAGAAGGCTGAAATCCTGGAGCAGGCAGTCACATTCTTGAAGGGCTATGGTGACAagcgagggggaggggaggagcagaCCTTCCAGGATGGTTACACTACCTGTCTGCAGAAGGCTGCTGACTTCCTGAGAAACAGCGGCCAGAACGGAGACAAGAGTGGAGATGAGGCGCAGAGGAGGGCGTTTGCAGTCCAGCTCACTCACCTGGACAGGTGCACTGCCACACCAGTCCCCACGCTCAGCTTGACCAGGTGTGGGGCACCACCTAAGCTGATCCAGTATCAGCAGCCAGGGTTGTTGGCTCTCCAAGGACAAAGACACTCCAGCAAGGCCAAGTTGTCTCCCAGAGCTCACTCAGCCAAGATTATGTCTCCACCTCTCATTAACAGTCAGGCCTTATGGAGACCATGGCCCTGA